The Coffea eugenioides isolate CCC68of chromosome 8, Ceug_1.0, whole genome shotgun sequence genome has a segment encoding these proteins:
- the LOC113781191 gene encoding UDP-glycosyltransferase 74G1-like has protein sequence MENGMGAQKAHRGHCLILPYPLQGHVNPLLQFSKRLQFKGVRITIAATISFFNRIKDATSLFPLGMISDGFDEGGANQAESIEAYLKKFQQVGSETLGELLEKLRDSGSPVDCVVYDAVLPWALDVAKKNGVFGAAFFTQSCAVDNIYYHVYKGIVKVPVEETRIAIPGLPDLEPADLPSFVTKPETYPAIVEMIRNQFIDIDTADWVLFNTFYKLEEEVIDWMKGLWPVRPIGPTVPSMYLDKRVQDDKDYGLNVFKPMAEACTKWLEGKASKSVVYVSFGSLASLDAEGMAELAWGLKMTGKYFLWVVRAS, from the exons CTTCAAGGCCATGTAAACCCTCTCCTACAATTCTCTAAGCGTTTACAGTTTAAGGGAGTTAGAATCACAATTGCAGCTacaatttccttcttcaatcGCATAAAAGATGCTACGAGTTTATTTCCGTTAGGAATGATCTCGGATGGATTTGATGAAGGAGGAGCGAATCAGGCTGAGAGTATTGAAGCCTACTTAAAAAAGTTCCAACAGGTTGGTTCAGAAACTTTAGGAGAGCTGCTTGAAAAGCTTCGGGATTCAGGTTCTCCAGTTGATTGCGTTGTCTATGATGCAGTTCTTCCGTGGGCTCTTGATGTTGCCAAGAAGAATGGAGTCTTTGGAGCTGCTTTCTTCACCCAATCGTGCGCTGTAGACAACATTTACTACCATGTTTATAAAGGGATTGTAAAGGTTCCTGTTGAAGAGACTAGAATCGCAATTCCTGGATTACCTGATCTCGAGCCTGCTGATTTGCCCTCCTTTGTTACCAAGCCTGAAACTTACCCAGCAATTGTTGAAATGATTAGAAATCAGTTCATCGATATTGATACAGCAGACTGGGTACTTTTCAACACGTTTTACAAGTTGGAAGAAGAG GTCATTGACTGGATGAAGGGACTGTGGCCGGTGAGGCCAATTGGACCAACAGTACCTTCCATGTACTTAGACAAGAGGGTCCAAGACGACAAGGATTATGGTCTCAACGTCTTCAAGCCAATGGCTGAAGCTTGCACAAAATGGTTGGAGGGAAAAGCAAGCAAATCTGTAGTTTATGTCTCGTTTGGAAGTCTAGCCTCACTTGATGCCGAGGGAATGGCAGAGTTGGCATGGGGATTAAAAATGACAGGGAAATATTTCTTGTGGGTAGTAAGAGCTTCATAG